The DNA region CCGCACGGCCGCCGAGTTCGGGGTGGAGACCTCCCGGGTCGAGGGCCGCAGCGGTGTCTGGGTGCTCGGCGACCCGGTCGAGGAGCGCCCTTCCCCGGGCGGCCTGTCGCTGGACTTCGACCCCCGCCTCCAGGACGAGGAGTTCGACGCCCGGCTGAACGGCCCGGAGTACGCCCCGTCCAACGCCGGCCAGCGCCGCGAGGACCGGAAGCTGGCGGCGATCGGCATCCGGGTCGCCAAGGGCGTGACCATGCACGGCTTCTCCCTCAACGTGAACCCCGACAACACCTGGTTCGACCGGATCGTGCCGTGCGGGATCCGGGACGCGGGCGTCACCTCGCTCGCGTACGAACTGGGCCGCGAGATCACGATCGCGGACGTCCTGCCGGTCGTCGAGAAGCACCTCCGGGACGTCCTGGAGAACGCGGAGCCCACGCCCCGGGCCGTCGCGACGCCGAAGGCCGCCACCCCCGCCTGACCGGACCCGGGGAACAGGCCCCCTCGGCCACAGGTCGGGCGGGCGTAAGACCGTTCTAACGACGGGCGTACCCTGGTGTTCGCCGAAGAATCCAATGCAGTGATAGCAAAGGGGAGTGCCGGAGTGTCCGCTGTCGCACCCGACGGTCGCAAGATGCTGCGCCTGGAGGTCCGGAACAGCCAGACCCCCATCGAGCGCAAGCCCGAGTGGATCAAAACCCGGGCGAAGATGGGTCCCGAGTACAACCGGTTGCAGAAGCTCGTGAAGAGCGAGGGTCTGCACACGGTGTGCCAGGAGGCCGGCTGCCCCAACATCTTCGAATGCTGGGAGGACCGTGAGGCCACCTTCCTCATCGGCGGGGACCAGTGCACCCGGCGCTGCGACTTCTGCCAGATCGACACGGGCAAGCCGCAGGAGCTGGACCGTGACGAGCCGCGCCGCGTGGGCGAGTCCGTCGTCACGATGGACCTGAACTACGCCACCATCACCGGCGTCGCCCGCGACGACCTGGAGGACGGCGGCGCCTGGCTGTACGCGGAGACGGTCCGTCAGATCCACGCGCTGACGGCGGAGCGGGAGGCCGGCGCGACCAAGGTCGAGCTGCTGATCCCCGACTTCAACGCGGTGCCCGAGCAGCTCGCCGAGGTCTTCTCCTCGCGCCCCGAGGTGCTCGCCCACAACGTCGAGACGGTGCCCCGCATCTTCAAGCGGATCCGCCCCGGCTTCCGCTACGAGCGCTCGCTGGAGGTCATCACGCGGGCCCGCGAGGCCGGCCTGGTGGCCAAGTCGAACCTGATCCTCGGCATGGGTGAGACCCGCGAAGAGGTCAGCGAGGCGCTGAAGGACCTGCACGACGCGGGTTGCGAGCTCATCACGATCACGCAGTACCTGAGGCCCTCCCCCCGGCACCACCCCGTCGAGCGCTGGGTGAAGCCGCACGAGTTCGTGGAGCTGAAGGACGAGGCCGACGCCATCGGTTACTCCGGTGTCATGTCGGGTCCGCTGGTGCGTTCCTCGTACCGCGCGGGCCGCCTCTTCCAGCAGGCGGTCGAGCGTCGCGGCGGGGCCGCGGCGGCGGCGCCCGGAGCCCCGGCGTCCGCCCCCGCGGTGTGAGTCCGCACACAGCTGCGCGGATCCGTCCGGCTGTTGGATCCGTGTAGTGGCGTGGATCCGCACAGCGGCGTGGATCCACGCACAAGAGAGGCGCAAGAGGCCCACGAGAGGCTGCTGAGCGGAACAGGCCGCACCGACGCGGTCCGTATACGCCCCCGCGAGCCGGGGGCCCGTATGGGCCGCGTCGGCGTGCACGACGGCGCGATCAGGGTTTCATTGGTGTGTGACCGACCGGTCACGCACTGGTAACACCGAGCAGTGACCCTAGGTACACGGACAGCGCCGGCTCCCCACGGCCGCCGCCGTCACTGCTTCCCGCTACTCCGTGCGCCCCGCGCGCGCATCCGCTCCGAGGGGGAACAACCGCCATGCATGCCGCACCGGTCCGAGCCAACGCGCTCCCGTCCGTCACCACCGCCCTGCGCGCCGTGGAGTCGCTGCTGCTGAGCGGCGGCCAGCGCACCGCCCGCCGCAACGCCTGGGCAGCGGTCCTGGAGGACCGCCGCAGGGCCCGGGACCGGGTCGAGGCGGAACACGTGCTGGAGGCTGTGGCAGCCCACCGTTCCTAGGTCACACCGGGGCCACGTAAACTTCGCTGCATGGCGAGGAAGGCAAACACTGAAGGCGCGGACAGCGCCGAGAACGCGGGGCGGCTCAAGCAGATCGCCCTGACCTACAAGATGACCAGGCGGTCCGACCCCAAGGTGGGTCTTGTCGTCGCGGGTGTGGGAATCGTCACCTTCGGTGTCCTCCTCGCGATCGGTTTCCTGATCGGTCATCCCGTCTACGCGGGCGTCCTGGGCTTCGTCCTGGCCTTCCTCGCGATGGCGATCGTCTTCGGACGGCGTGCCGAACGGGCGGCCTTCGGGCAGATGGAGGGACAGCCGGGCGCGGCCGCGGCCGTACTGGACCGGGTGGGCCGTGGCTGGACCACGACTCCGGCGGTCGCGATGAACCGCAGCCAGGACGTCGTCCACCGTGCCGTCGGCAAGGCGGGCATCGTACTGGTGGCGGAGGGCAACCCCAACCGGGTCAAGAGCCTGCTGGCCGCCGAGAAGAAGCGGATGGCCCGCATCGTGGTGGACGTGCCGGTGCACGACATCATCGTCGGCGACGGCGAGGGCCAGGTGCCGCTGAAGAAGGTGCGCACCACGATGCTGAAGCTTCCGCGCGTCCTCACCGGCCCGCAGGTCACCGCGGCCAACGACCGGCTGCGGGCGATGGGCGACCTGATGAGCAACATGCCGCTGCCGAAGGGGCCGATGCCGAAGGGCATGCGGATGCCGCGCGGCGGAAAGATGCGCTGAGCGGAACAGGACACGAGGACACGAGGACACGAGGAAGGGGCGGTCCCGGACGATGTTCGTCCTGGACCGCCCCTTCCTCGTACTCTCCCCGCTCTTCCGCTCTTCGCTCCCCGTCTGAGAGCGCGGTCTCAGACGCCCCGTCTCAGACGACGCCCCGTCTCAGACACCCGGTCTCAGATGCGCACCTGGACGGCGTGGGAGAGCCGGTCGTGGAGGCCGCGGGTGTCGCGGTCCCAGACCAGGGCCGGGATCACCAGCAGGAGCAGCACGGTCCGCAGGAGGACCCGGCCGACGCCGAGCCGGCTGCCGTCCTCGGCGATGACCCGCAGACCGCAGATGCGCTTGCCCGGGGTGGAGCCGACGGTGGTCACGGTGAGCAGGCTCAGGACGAGGAAGATACCGAGCGCCCAGTTGCCGGTGGCCTGCTGGTCACCGCGAGCGAACAGCCCGTACGCGATCAGCATGCAGGCGGCCCAGTCGATGAAGAGGGCGCCGAAGCGCCGGCCGAGGGGGGCCACCGACCCCGGGCCTTCCTCGGGCAGGCCGAGGCGCCTGCCCCGGTAACCGAAGTCCGCACCCATCTCCTCGGCGGCCGCGCGGGGGCCGGAGAGCCACGATCCGATTGCTTGCCTGTTGTCCACCCGTCCACGGTACTGCGCCCGCGTTCGCACCCGACCGCTCGGGGCACAGGAACACGTCGCTGAGGTACCGCTCACAACCGGGCTGGTTAACTTGAGCGAAACAAATGGGTCATGCTGGAGAAATCCCGCCTGCCTAAGGTCGCCAGCGTGTGCCACCGCACTGGCCACACAACGAGCTGCAATCCCGCCCTTTCCCGGGTCGGGAGTAGGAGGAGTTGGATGTTCCAGAACGCCGACGAAGTCCAGAAATACATCGCCGACAACGACGTCAAGTTCATCGACGTCCGGTTCTGCGACCTGCCGGGGGTGATGCAGCACGTCACGATCCCCGCGGGGACCTTCGACCCGGCCGAGGATCTGGCTTTCGACGGCTCGTCCATCCGTGGCTTCCAGGCGATCCACGAGTCGGACATGGCACTGCGCGCCGACCTGTCCACGGCACGGGTCGACCCGTTCCGCCGTGACAAGACGGTGAACATCAACTTCTTCATCCACGACCCGATCACCGGCGAGCAGTACAGCCGTGACCCGCGGAACGTGGCCCGGAAGGCGGAGGCTTACCTCACCTCGACCGGTATCGCCGACACCGCGTACTTCGGCCCCGAGGCCGAGTTCTACGTCTTCGACAACGTCCGCTTCCAGACGTCGGCGAACGAGAGCTTCTACCACATCGACTCCGAGGCCGGCGCCTGGAACACCGGTGCGCTGGAGAACAACCGGGGTTACAAGGTCCGCTACAAGGGCGGCTACTTCCCGGTCCCGCCGGTCGACCACTTCGCCGACCTGCGCGCCGAGATGTCGCTGGAGCTGGACAGGAACGGCCTCCAGGTCGAGCGCCAGCACCACGAGGTCGGCACCGCCGGCCAGGCCGAGATCAACTACAAGTTCAACACGCTGCTCGCCGCGGCCGACGACCTGATGCTCTTCAAGTACATCGTGAAGAACGTGGCCTGGCGCAACGGCAAGACCGCGACCTTCATGCCGAAGCCGATCTTCGGTGACAACGGCTCGGGCATGCACGTCCACCAGTCCCTGTGGTCGGGCGGCACCCCGCTCTTCTACGACGAGCAGGGTTACGCGGGCCTCTCGGACATGGCGCGCTATTACATCGGCGGCATCCTGAAGCACGCCCCGTCGCTGCTGGCGTTCACCAACCCGACGGTGAACTCCTACCACCGCCTGGTGCCCGGCTTCGAGGCCCCGGTCAACATGGTGTACTCGCAGCGCAACCGTTCCGCCGCGATGCGCATCCCGATCACGGGCTCCAACCCGAAGGCCAAGCGCGTCGAGTTCCGCGCCCCGGACCCGTCCTCCAACCCGTACCTGGCGTTCTCGGCCCTGCTGATGGCGGGCCTGGACGGCGTCAAGAACAAGATCGAGCCGCCGGAGCCGATCGACAAGGACCTCTACGAGCTGGCCCCCGAGGAACACGCGAACGTCCAGCAGGTCCCGACCTCGCTCCCGGCGGTCCTGGAGGCACTGGAGCAGGACCACGAGTACCTCCAGGCCGGCGGCGTCTTCACGCCGGACCTGATCGAGACGTGGATCGACTACAAGCGCACGCAGGAGATCGCCCCGATCCAACTGCGTCCGCACCCGCACGAGTTCGAGCTGTACTTCGACCTCTGAGGATTGAGGTCGGGCGCCCTGGAATGGAGCCCTGGGCATCGGCTGTGACCTGCGAAAACTCTTCTCAGAAGTTCTCACTGTCACCGCTTGCCTTCCGCCCCCTTGCGCACCGAGTGTGAACCGCCCGGCCAATTCTCTGACTTGATGTCGGAAACGCTGCGAGGGCCGCCACCCCGTAGTCGGGGTAGTGGCCCTCGCTGCTTGCCCAGACTCTGCGTGCGGCTGCGGCCTTCTTGGTCTCCAAGTAGCGGGCCGGGGCGGCGACCTGCGGGGATGTTTCCTCTGGGCCGCTTACCTGGCCTTTTGTCGTTGGCCAGCGATGGGACGCGACGGTCCTGATCGGGTGTCTTGCGGACTGTGTGCGGACTGCTGCCCGCTCGCAGATAGCAGCGTTCCTGACACATCGACGGACACGAGCCGTGCCGACAAGCGGTGCCGCTGCTGCGCCGCCTGGTCATGGCCCCACGGCTGGCGTTGCCGGCTTCTGCGGCTCTTATCATTGTGAATCAGGATGTAATCCGCTAAGAGGATGTCTCACGTGGTGATCTTGGCGAGTCTCTTGTAGCAGGTGAGGGTTGCGGCAAGTCCCAGGAAGGCGAGGAAGTGGCTGCCCTTTCGCTCGTACCGGACGGTGAGGCGGCGGTAGCCGAAGAGCCAGGAGATCGACCGCTCGATCTTCCAGCGGTGACGGCCAAGCCGCTCGCCGGACTCGATGCCAGGGCGGGCAATCCTCGGGACGAGGTTGCGGGCGCGCAGCCAGCGGAGATGTTCGGCGGAGTAGTACGCCTTGTCCGCTCGGATCTTCACCGGCCGTCTCCGTCGGGGTCCGCGCCGCGAGCGGACGGCGGGTATCCCGAGGATCAGCGGTTTGAACGCCTGGCTGTCGTGCAGGTTCGCACCCGACACCGCCAGGGCCAACGGCAGGCCCTGGGCCTCGGACAGCACATGCAGCTTGCTGCCCTTCTTGCCTCGATCGACCGGATTCGGCCCGGTCAGCGAACCCCCCTTTTCGCCCGCACCGACGCGGCATCGACGATCGCGGACGACCAGTCCAACTCGCCCCTGGCGCCGAGCTCGTCGAGCACCGCCCGGTGCAGCCTGCGCCACAACCCGGCCTCGGTCCACGCACTGAACCGACGGTGCGCGGTGGCCGGCGAGACACCGAACGACTCCGGCAGATACCGCCACGCACACCCGCTGGTCAGCACATAGACCACGGCCGTGAACACCGCCCGCTCGTCCACCGGAGCAGGCTAACCCGACAGAGCGGGACGTCTCACCCAAGGCTGACAGAGAGGGCTTCGCCCGCATCTTCCGGCTGGTCAAGGTCAAGGCCGGGATCTATCCGTCGCGGGTCGCGGCACTGTGCGGCATGACGCCGAGCAGAGTCGGCGAGATCATGGCGGGGCGACGCGGCCTGGCACATATCGACGTGATCGAACGTGTCGCTGACGGCCTTCGTATCCCCGGTGCAGTGCTCGGCCTGGCCCACCGCCCTTGGGAGATCCCTGCCTCCTCCATCACCGAGGAGAGGCCGCCCGAGCCACTTCCTGCTGTACCGCGCGAGCCTCAGCGCACCGAAACGGCAGAGGAATTGGATGACCTTCTTGCCTTGGTCGACGGCCGTGCATCCCGTTCCACCCTCACGGCCCTGCGCTCCTCGGTCCAGGACTACTGGCGGCGCGACAACGCACACGGCGGCGCGACCCTGCGGCCGGCCGTCGTGGGGCATCTGCGCTATGTCGGCCGTCTACTCGATTCTGCCGAGGCTGGGTTACGGCACGACCTCCAAGGGGTCGCGGCCGAGCTGGCACGGCTTTCCGGCTGGGCCTACTTCGATGCCCGTCAGCACCGCCCGCACCTACTTCACCCAAGCGCTCAAACTTTCCCACACCCAAGGCGACAGCCTCTTCATGGCCAACGTGCTGTCATGCATGAGCCTTCTGGCCACCTACGACGGCAACCCGAGCGATGCCGTGGCCCTTGCATGCCGTGCCCAGGACGCCGTCCGCGCCGCCGGGGAACAGCCGCTCGTCATGTCGATGCTGCACTTGCGTGAAGCGTTCGCCCACGCTGCCCTTCGAGATGCTCAGGCTTGCCACCAGGCCGTTGATCGCTCCCGTGCAGAGTACGAACGCTCACGGGGACATGAGGCCGAGGCGCCTGACTGGGTCCAGTACTTCGACGAGACGAAACTCCTCGTGGACACAGGCATCGCCTACGCGCGCCTCGGCGAACCAGCCCGCGCCGAACCCCTCATCGCCGAGGGCTTGCGCCGAGAAAATACCGACCAGCAGCGAGGCCGGGCCTTCCACGCCTACTGGCTGGCCAGCGCCCAGCTCCAGCTGGGCAAACTCGACGAGGCATGCACCAGCGCCGGCCTCGCCCTCGACCTCGCCGCAGCCATTGACTCGCCACGAGTGAGCAGCCACGTCCAGGAGCTTCACCGCCGAATGCTGCCCTACGCACGCGAAGCCCCCGTCTTCGCCTTCGAGCAACGCATGCGTGAAGCCCTCGGCTGACCCTTACGAGCTGCCGGTCGCTTCGTCCAGCAGCAGATACAGCAAACCGACCAGGCTGCCACTGCTGACGACCTCGCGGCGGTCGATCAGGCCCCGGATTTCCGAGATCGGAATCCACTCGATTCGGTCGGACTCGTTCAACTCGGTCGGCGGGCCCGCATACGAGGCTGTCTCGGCACGGAAGACGAAGTGCTCGGAATCCGTGATGCCGTTCGCCGGTTGCGCGTACACCAGCGGCTTGACGCCCTTCACGCGCCAGCCGGTCTCCTCCTCGACCTCGCGGGCAGCAGCCTGCTCCGGGGTCTCGTCGGCCTCGATGAGGCCCATCGGAAGCTCCCAGCCCCAGGTATCGGTGATGAACCGGTGCCGCCACATCATCAGCACGCGCTTCTGGTCGTCGACCACGGCCGCTACAGCCAGGTGCCGCATCCGGACCACATGGTGTTCCCACCGCCGCCTGTCAGGCTGCTGGACGTCCACAAGCCAGAGATTCACCCATGGGTTGTTGTAGATCTGCCGCTCGCCATGGACGGTCCACTGCATGAGCCCAACTCCCTTGCTTCAGTGAAGTATCCAGCATGTCACTTTGACGAGAATCCGGTCCGCCAGGTTGGCGCATCATCGCCCACGCCGACGAGAGGGAGGAGTTTTGGAGTCACAGGCATGACCGTTGAGGTGCTCGGCCCCGTAGCCATTGTGCTGCTTGCCCTTGCGGCTGCGAGTCGTCGGCTGGACGCGTTATCGAGCCGCCAGATCAGTACCTGGGCAGGGTGTTCGGCGGTGTCGAGTTCACGTCCTTCAGCGGCTGCGGTGAGAACGGAAGCTGGCGAGTGGCTGCCAGCCTCTGCGCGGCGCAAGGCGGCGGTCAAGGCAGGCCACGCGGGGTCGGCCAGGATTCGGTCGACTTGGGCGGGGAGAGTCGCCCGCAGGATGCCTTCGTAGCGCGTGACGGTTTCGGCGGGCGGGGCACGTCGGATCAGTTCGGACAGTACGGGTGCAGCCTGTGCCTCGTAGGTACTGCAGAGGCGGGCGTGGGCCTGCTGGGCGGCGGCTGCTTGCTGTTGGTGATCGCGCTGCTCATGCCAGCGGGCGGCGGCGCCCTCCCTGACATCGTTGGGTGAGACGCCCCGACTGAAGTTCCGCCGTTGAAGTGGACAGCCTGATACTGGGACGGATCGGTCCAGGAGAATGCAGTCCAGGTTGAGTGACAAGAGCGTCAGTCTTCGCCTGCTTCACCCAGCCGCGAAGTCCCTCCGCACTCACGCCGAGTTCCCGGGCGACCTCGGTGACATTCCGCTCTGACGAGCTGACCAGTGCCACCGCATCCCGCTTGGATTCCGACGTGTACCGCTTGCTCACGTTGGCCTGAGCCGTTCTACCATCGGCGGATGCCAGGATCCCTCGCGCTCGCGCGCCGGACGCTGCGCGTCATCAGACGGTCCGTGGCCGTTGTGGTCAGCTGCTGTGCGGTCCTCGGGATCGTGCGGCTCTCTGTACCCGCGACCGCAGGACCCGAGGGGGACCCTCCCGGGGTGGAGCGCCAACTCACTTTCCTCCGTTCGGCGTTGGACGGTGGGGCCGGAGACGAGAGCCAGCAGATCTTTCCCGAGGGCCACTTCTTCCTCCACGCCCTGTACGGGCTGAGCAGGGCCGAGGCCGGGATGCGGCTGCCCGAGGGCGAGGCACGGGCCGTGTCACTGCGCGAAGCCCGTTGGGCGCTCGCCCGGTTGGAGGACGAGGCCGGGCGGGCGCCGTTCAGTCCGGACCTCGTGCCGGCGTACGGGGTCTTCTACCAGGGCTGGACGAACTGGCTGCGGGGTACAGTGCTCGCGCTCCAGCCCGCCGGTGCGCGGGATCCGGCCGAGGTGCGCCGGTTCGACGCCGGCTCGGCCGCGCTCGGGGCCGCGTTCGACGCCTCGTCCACGCCGTTCCTGGCGAGCTATCCGGGGCAGGCCTGGCCGGTCGACTCCGCCGTGGCGGTGGCCTCGCTGCGGTTGCACGACACCCTGCGGCCACCGCGGTTCGCCGGTACCGCGCAGCGGTGGCTCGGTGCGGTCCGGGACCGGCTCGATCCCCGTACCCGGCTGATTCCGCACCGTGTGGATCCCGTGACGGGTGATCCGCTGGAGGTGGCCAGGGGGACCTCGCAGAGCATGATCCAGCGGTTCCTGGTGGACATCGACCCGGAGTTCGCACGCGAGCAGTACCTGCGCTTCCGGGATCTGTACGTCGTCTCGCCGCTGGGCCTCGGTCCCACGGTAAGGGAGTACCCGCGAGGGATGGACGGCCCGGCGGACGTCGATTCCGGGCCGCTGCCGCTCGGGGTGAGCTTCTCGGCCACGGTCGTCACGCTGGGCGCGGCCCAGGTGGAGGGGGACGCGCCGCTGGCCGGGGCCCTGGCGAACTACAGCGAGTTGGCGGGGCTTCCGGTCGGCACGCCGTGGACCAAGCGGTACGCGTTCGGGCTGCTGCCGGTCGGTGACGCGTTCCTGGTCTGGTCGAAGACGGCACGGCCGTGGGTCGCCACGGTCCCCGAGCCGCCTGCCGCGACCGTATCGGGCTGGTGGCGTGCGCCGTGGGTGATGGTGCTCGTCCTGGTGGGCGCCGCTCCGTGGGTGCCTACGGGGGTACGGCGGTGGCGTCGGGCGCGGGGCCGGGTGGACACGGTGGTGCCGGCGGCGGAAGCGGTGCCGCTCAGCACAGGTCGTTGACCGGGCGGGCGTTGAAGTCCCGGAGACGCGTTGCCCGGGCAGCGGCCGCCAGATGTCCGGGGAGAAGGCGAGGGTGACGTCGCCGTCGGCGATCAACGCGTAGGTTTCGCCGTCCGTTCGATCAGCGCGCGGTGCGCGGGGTGCTGTCTCACGGGTGCGGTGCACGGGTCCGGCGGGCGAACCGGCCGCCGGACCCGGTGTGCGGACGGCCCGTGCCCCCGGTGGACGGTCCGGGGGCACGGGCGGCGGCGGCCAGCACGTCGGATCAGGGGCCGCCGCGGCGGATCAGCGGCCGCAGTGGTCCACCGCCGCGACGGGTCAGCGGATCAGCGGCCGTAGCGGATCAGGGCGCGGACCATGCGGCAGGTGGTGTCGGACGGCGGGTGGATGGCGATGCGGGCCGCCATCGCGTGGATACGGTCGTTGTCGGCGCCCGACGGGTGGTAGACGCCGGTGTCGAGCAGGGCTATCGCCAGACGCATGGCCTTGAGGCGACGGTTGTGCGAGACGTACCACTCGCGGGGCCGGCCCGCGGGGAGCGGCTTCTTTCGCAGGGGCTGGTGCAGCGGCTCGGTCGTGGCTGTGGCAACGGCCATCGGCAACCCTCCTGGCACAGTGGTGGAACCCTCACGAACTACCTCCATCCTACCGCCCGGCACTGACAATCCGCCCTGGCCAGAGGCCATTTCGGCGGTCACTGCCGTACCTTTGGCCCCATGGAGATCTGGATCAATCCGGCCTGTTCGAAGTGCCGTGCCGCGGTGAGCCTGCTCGACTCCGAGGGCGCCGCGTACACGGTCCGCCGCTATCTGGAGGACGTCCCCTCCCCCGACGAGATCCGCGACGTACTCGGCCGGCTCGGGCTCGAGCCGTGGGACATCACGCGGACGGGAGAGGCGGACGCAGTGGAGCTGGGGGTGGAGGAATGGCCCCGGGACGCCGTTTCGCGCGAACGGTGGATCAGGGCGCTTTCCGAGCACCCGAAGCTGATCCAGCGGCCGATCATCACCGCCCAGGACGGGAGCGCCGTGGTGGCCCGGACGGACGAGGCGGTCAGGGACGCGCTGGGGCGGTGAGGAAGTCCTGCCCGGGCTCCGGACGGCGGCACGCACCGACCGCCGTCCGGGACTCCGCCGCCGGTCAGGCGCGTACCGGCCCCAGCTCCGCCTCGGCCTGGGCGAGCACCTCGGTCAGGCGCAGCCCGAACCGTACGTCGCAGGGGTGGGCCACCCCCGTGCGGGCCGCGGTGATCAGCGCGTCCACGGCCGCCGCGAAGGCGCTCCCTGCGTCGCCGCCGCCCTCGGGCAGGGCGGAGATCCCGTGCTCGCCCCGGAACTCGACCTCCGTACCCGCCGCGGCCGACGGTGCGTCCAGCGCGAGCGTGAGCGTGCTGGACGCCCCGGAGGTGTGCCGGAGCAGCAGATGGGTGGCGTCGGCCGGTCCGCGGGCCGCCACCACGTCCGTCACGTCGCCCAGGACCGGGATCAGCACCGAGAGGGCGTGCGGGCCGCAGTCCCACAGGCCGCCCTTCTCGCGGCGCCAGGGTGAGGCGGCGAACGGGTTGCCGGTGCCGGGGGCGTACAGCGCGGCGAGCCACTGGGCTCGGGCCGTGAACCAGCCGCCGGCCGCCGCCTGTTCGGCGATCCAGTCGGCCGTCCCGGCGGCGAAGCGCAGGGTGCAGAAGACGACGGAGGCGACCTTGGCGCGGGCGGCGGCGTCGGCCACCTCGCGCGCCCCGGCCACGGTCGTGGCCACCGGCTTGTCCAGCAGCAGATGGCAGCCGGCGGCGGCCGCGCGCGCGGCCAGCGGTGCCTGGATGTCCGGCGGTACGGCGAAGGCCACCGCGTCGCTCGCGGCGAAAAGCGCGTCGAGGCCCGCTTCGTCCGTGTAGGCGTCGGTGCCGTGGGCGGCGGCCAGCTCCTGGGCCGCTTCCGGGCGGCGGCCCCAGACTCCGCCGAGTACGGCACCGGGGTGGGCGGCGAGCACGGGGGCATGGGTCATGCGGGCCCAGGGGCCGGCGCCGACGAGACCGACGCGCATCGGTGTGCCGGGGGCGGCGGAGCCGGAGGTGGTTGTTGTGGTCATGCCGTCAGTGTGCCTGGGTGTGGTTCCCGGCGTGACATGCCCGGCTGCGCTCCCGACGTGGACCGCGTCCGGCCCGGGGCGTGGTGGGGCGGCTCCTGCACGGACGACGCCTCCGGACTTCCCGGTGGGCACCGGGGGCGCTGTGGACATCGGGCCGCGCCTGGCGGCCCTGGGCCGGGATATCGGCCAGGTCCGTATCGACGGGTGAGAGGGCACTGCTGCGCCGCCGCCATCTCTGGTTCAATGGGGACATGGCCAGCTTCCAGCACACCGCGACGGGGCGCAGCGACCTCGAACCGTTCTGGCCCTCCCGTCAGCATCACGACTTCGACCGGGTCTGTTGTCGCGCGTGGAACGCGCAGGCCCTCTGAAGCCGCTCGACAACGGTCTTCGGCCCGCGCGCACGACGTACGTCCCTCGACGACTCCTCGCGCGAAAGAGCTGACTCCCATGGCGAACACCCGTGCCTTCTCCACCGCTGCCACCACGCTGGCGGCGGACACCACCCGTACCGTCCCCTCCCCCGGCCGGCACCGGCTGCGTGCCGTCGACCGCGACGAGGTCGTCGAGGTCCCTGACGTGGCGGGCTTCCTGCCGCCGGGCACCACCTGGCTGCCGGCACCGCAGCACACGCTTCCGGCCCTGCCCGGCCGGCCGGCGATGGTCGGATACCTCGTCCTCGTCCCCGCCGACCAGCAGCCGGCCCTGGCCGGGGCGGTCTCCTCCGCCCGGCACCGCCGTGTGGTACCGGCGCCGGCGGCCGATGCCCCCGCCGCCGGCCCCGTGGCGATCGACTCCGCCCGGCGCACCGCTTCCGTGGACGGCGCCGCCCTCGACCTCACCTA from Streptomyces sp. NBC_01754 includes:
- a CDS encoding transposase: MDERAVFTAVVYVLTSGCAWRYLPESFGVSPATAHRRFSAWTEAGLWRRLHRAVLDELGARGELDWSSAIVDAASVRAKRGVR
- a CDS encoding DUF4191 domain-containing protein — its product is MARKANTEGADSAENAGRLKQIALTYKMTRRSDPKVGLVVAGVGIVTFGVLLAIGFLIGHPVYAGVLGFVLAFLAMAIVFGRRAERAAFGQMEGQPGAAAAVLDRVGRGWTTTPAVAMNRSQDVVHRAVGKAGIVLVAEGNPNRVKSLLAAEKKRMARIVVDVPVHDIIVGDGEGQVPLKKVRTTMLKLPRVLTGPQVTAANDRLRAMGDLMSNMPLPKGPMPKGMRMPRGGKMR
- a CDS encoding RDD family protein; the protein is MDNRQAIGSWLSGPRAAAEEMGADFGYRGRRLGLPEEGPGSVAPLGRRFGALFIDWAACMLIAYGLFARGDQQATGNWALGIFLVLSLLTVTTVGSTPGKRICGLRVIAEDGSRLGVGRVLLRTVLLLLVIPALVWDRDTRGLHDRLSHAVQVRI
- a CDS encoding SCO2195 family GlnR-regulated protein → MHAAPVRANALPSVTTALRAVESLLLSGGQRTARRNAWAAVLEDRRRARDRVEAEHVLEAVAAHRS
- a CDS encoding NUDIX hydrolase, producing the protein MQWTVHGERQIYNNPWVNLWLVDVQQPDRRRWEHHVVRMRHLAVAAVVDDQKRVLMMWRHRFITDTWGWELPMGLIEADETPEQAAAREVEEETGWRVKGVKPLVYAQPANGITDSEHFVFRAETASYAGPPTELNESDRIEWIPISEIRGLIDRREVVSSGSLVGLLYLLLDEATGSS
- the glnA gene encoding type I glutamate--ammonia ligase is translated as MFQNADEVQKYIADNDVKFIDVRFCDLPGVMQHVTIPAGTFDPAEDLAFDGSSIRGFQAIHESDMALRADLSTARVDPFRRDKTVNINFFIHDPITGEQYSRDPRNVARKAEAYLTSTGIADTAYFGPEAEFYVFDNVRFQTSANESFYHIDSEAGAWNTGALENNRGYKVRYKGGYFPVPPVDHFADLRAEMSLELDRNGLQVERQHHEVGTAGQAEINYKFNTLLAAADDLMLFKYIVKNVAWRNGKTATFMPKPIFGDNGSGMHVHQSLWSGGTPLFYDEQGYAGLSDMARYYIGGILKHAPSLLAFTNPTVNSYHRLVPGFEAPVNMVYSQRNRSAAMRIPITGSNPKAKRVEFRAPDPSSNPYLAFSALLMAGLDGVKNKIEPPEPIDKDLYELAPEEHANVQQVPTSLPAVLEALEQDHEYLQAGGVFTPDLIETWIDYKRTQEIAPIQLRPHPHEFELYFDL
- a CDS encoding arsenate reductase family protein — encoded protein: MEIWINPACSKCRAAVSLLDSEGAAYTVRRYLEDVPSPDEIRDVLGRLGLEPWDITRTGEADAVELGVEEWPRDAVSRERWIRALSEHPKLIQRPIITAQDGSAVVARTDEAVRDALGR
- the lipA gene encoding lipoyl synthase, whose product is MSAVAPDGRKMLRLEVRNSQTPIERKPEWIKTRAKMGPEYNRLQKLVKSEGLHTVCQEAGCPNIFECWEDREATFLIGGDQCTRRCDFCQIDTGKPQELDRDEPRRVGESVVTMDLNYATITGVARDDLEDGGAWLYAETVRQIHALTAEREAGATKVELLIPDFNAVPEQLAEVFSSRPEVLAHNVETVPRIFKRIRPGFRYERSLEVITRAREAGLVAKSNLILGMGETREEVSEALKDLHDAGCELITITQYLRPSPRHHPVERWVKPHEFVELKDEADAIGYSGVMSGPLVRSSYRAGRLFQQAVERRGGAAAAAPGAPASAPAV
- a CDS encoding transposase — encoded protein: MSKRYTSESKRDAVALVSSSERNVTEVARELGVSAEGLRGWVKQAKTDALVTQPGLHSPGPIRPSIRLSTSTAELQSGRLTQRCQGGRRRPLA
- a CDS encoding IS5 family transposase, whose product is MAQAAPGGARRARRQGRVGLVVRDRRCRVGAGEKGGSLTGPNPVDRGKKGSKLHVLSEAQGLPLALAVSGANLHDSQAFKPLILGIPAVRSRRGPRRRRPVKIRADKAYYSAEHLRWLRARNLVPRIARPGIESGERLGRHRWKIERSISWLFGYRRLTVRYERKGSHFLAFLGLAATLTCYKRLAKITT
- the lipB gene encoding lipoyl(octanoyl) transferase LipB, whose amino-acid sequence is MSELRFVRAGFGEQAVDYRQAWQMQREVHAARFEDTVPDTCLLLEHPPVYTAGRRTTDGERPLDGTPVIDVDRGGKITWHGPGQLVGYPIQKLPRPVDVVAHVRRLEDALIRTAAEFGVETSRVEGRSGVWVLGDPVEERPSPGGLSLDFDPRLQDEEFDARLNGPEYAPSNAGQRREDRKLAAIGIRVAKGVTMHGFSLNVNPDNTWFDRIVPCGIRDAGVTSLAYELGREITIADVLPVVEKHLRDVLENAEPTPRAVATPKAATPA